The Thermococcus sp. genome has a window encoding:
- a CDS encoding ribonuclease P protein component 4 yields MGKKFLRRKEQKEKKKIARERVETLFTLAERVFPYSPELANRYVEIALAVQQKAKIRLPRKWKRRYCKRCHSFLVPGKNAQVRLRSRPYSHVVVKCLNCGHIMRYPYLREKKARRKES; encoded by the coding sequence GTGGGAAAGAAATTCCTCAGGAGGAAAGAGCAGAAGGAGAAGAAGAAAATAGCTAGGGAGAGGGTAGAGACGCTGTTCACCCTCGCAGAGAGGGTTTTCCCCTACAGCCCCGAGCTGGCTAACAGGTACGTCGAGATAGCACTGGCAGTGCAACAGAAGGCAAAGATAAGGCTCCCAAGGAAGTGGAAGCGTCGTTACTGTAAAAGATGCCACTCTTTCCTCGTTCCGGGGAAGAACGCACAGGTTAGGCTGAGAAGCAGGCCATATTCCCATGTAGTGGTTAAATGCCTTAACTGTGGCCACATAATGAGGTATCCGTACCTCAGAGAGAAAAAGGCAAGAAGGAAGGAAAGCTAA